One Candidatus Auribacterota bacterium DNA window includes the following coding sequences:
- a CDS encoding DUF47 family protein, whose translation AVITLEPLVKLFDVPLLDRSKSLALIQEISTREQVADSIEFKILKKLFKEINISLAEKIIIGNLVTIIAEVADAIENVGDLIQILISKQAI comes from the coding sequence AGCGGTGATCACACTGGAGCCCCTCGTGAAGCTGTTCGACGTTCCCCTCCTCGACAGGTCAAAGTCGCTCGCGCTCATCCAGGAAATCTCGACCCGCGAGCAGGTGGCGGACTCGATCGAGTTCAAGATATTGAAAAAGCTTTTCAAAGAGATCAATATCTCGCTCGCGGAAAAGATCATCATCGGGAACCTGGTGACGATCATCGCCGAGGTCGCCGACGCCATCGAGAACGTGGGGGACCTCATCCAGATCCTCATTTCGAAGCAGGCCATATAA